The Bacteroidales bacterium genome contains a region encoding:
- a CDS encoding mechanosensitive ion channel, which yields MAFVIVGVTLAILWGLKRLFKKSLFKRAGDQTKGFAVFQLVKYLIWIIVIFLILDTVGIKITLLLAGSTALLIGVGLGLQQVFKDLISGLFLLFEGNLKLGDVVELDGIIGIVKEIGFRTTKIESRDNIILIIPNSKFIEENVINWSIIEQRTRFYVGVGVAYGSDVELVKKILEECAYEHEGITDTPKPFVRFYDFGNSSLDFQLYFWTNNAFRVENIKSDLRFSINLKFKENGVRIPFPQRDVHIKE from the coding sequence ATGGCTTTTGTTATAGTTGGGGTTACTCTTGCGATATTGTGGGGCCTCAAACGCCTATTTAAAAAATCCCTTTTTAAAAGAGCCGGGGATCAAACAAAAGGCTTTGCGGTATTTCAACTCGTTAAATATCTTATATGGATTATTGTTATATTTCTGATCCTGGATACCGTTGGCATAAAAATTACTTTACTCCTGGCCGGGTCCACAGCCCTGCTGATCGGTGTTGGACTTGGCCTGCAACAGGTATTTAAGGACCTTATTTCAGGCTTGTTTCTATTGTTTGAAGGCAATCTTAAGTTGGGGGATGTGGTAGAGCTTGATGGAATTATCGGTATCGTGAAGGAAATTGGCTTCCGCACCACCAAGATCGAAAGCCGCGACAACATCATTCTGATCATTCCCAATTCAAAATTTATAGAGGAAAATGTAATCAACTGGAGTATCATTGAACAGCGCACCAGGTTTTATGTGGGGGTGGGGGTAGCCTATGGATCGGATGTGGAGCTTGTTAAAAAAATACTTGAAGAATGTGCTTATGAACATGAGGGAATTACAGATACACCCAAACCCTTTGTGCGGTTTTACGATTTTGGAAATTCTTCGCTTGACTTTCAGTTGTATTTCTGGACCAACAATGCTTTTCGGGTAGAAAATATCAAAAGCGACCTGCGGTTTTCAATCAACCTAAAATTCAAGGAAAACGGCGTAAGAATACCTTTCCCGCAGCGGGATGTCCATATTAAGGAATAA